A region of the bacterium genome:
CGCGCAGCACCTCCAGGATGCGGTCGACCTCGGCGGTGGCGCGGATCGTGTTGGCGCCCACCTCCTTGTAGACCAGGAGCGAGACCGCCTCCTGCCCGCCGATCAGGGTCAGCCCCTCGGGCTCCTTGACCGTGTCGAGCACCTCGGCGACGTCGCCGACGGTGATCAGGCCCGCGCGCCGCGTGGGGATCTCGGTGCGGCGGATGTCGTCGAGGGACTCGAACTCGCCCAGGATGCGCAGCGGCAGGTGCAGGGGGCCCTTGCGCACGCGGCCGCCGGGGAAGCTGACGTTGCTCAGCGCCAGCGCCTGCCGCAGGTCGGCCATCGTCAGGCCGTAGAGGCGCAGCTTGTCGGGGTCGGGGCGCACGAGGATCTCGCGCTCGCGGCCGCCGATCACCTCGGCCTGGCTGATGCCGTCGACCTGCTCCAGCGCGGGCTTGACCACCTCCTCGCAGAACTGGGTCATCTCGGCCATGTCGTCGTCGCCCTCGAGCACCATGATGGCGACGGGGCGTGCGCCGGGGTCCCAGCGCAGGATCAGCGGGCGGTCGGCGCCGTCGGGGAAGTCCTCGCGGTTGGAGACCTGGTCCACGGCCTCGCGCAGGTGCAGGTTGGCGAAGTCCATCGCCGTGCCCCACTCGTACTGCACCGTCACGGTGCTGGCGCCCTCGCGCGTGCGCGAGATCACCTGGCGCACGCCGGCCAGGCCGGTGATGCGCTCCTCGAGCGGCTGGGTGACCAGGCGGGCGAGGTCGTCGGCCGGCACCTCGGCGTACTCGGTGATGACCGTCAGGTTGGGGTAGTTGATGCTCGGCAGCAGGTCCACCGGCAGGCGGCGGTAGGATTGCACGCCCACCACCAGCAGGCCCGCGAAGACCATCAGCACCGCGACCGGACGCGCGACGGCGCCGCGGATCATGGCGCGTCGTCGCCGGCCGCCGACGCCCAGCGGTCGTCGGTCGGCACGGTGCGCCGGACGTCCAGCTTGGCCTCGTGGGCCAGGGTCAGGTGGTCGCTCACGACCACCAGGTCGCCCGGTGCGAGCGTGCCGCCGCTGTGCACGGCGAGGACCTCGATCCAGGCGGCGTTCTGCCGGCCGGTGTCGACGTACAGCCACTGGGCGCGGTCGTCGGCGGCCTTGAAGACCAGGGGCCGGTCGTCGCGGGTCAGCACGGCGTCGCGGGGCACCAGCAGCAGGCCGCGGTGGATGCGCGCCGCCACCTCGGCGCGGGCGAACATGCCCGGGCGGAAGCGTCCGTCGGGGTTGGCGAAGCGGACCAGGACCTGGCAGGTGCGGCTCGCCTGGTCCAGCGTGGGGCTGATCACGTCGACGGTGCCGCGGATCGTGTCGCCGACCGCGGGCACCGCCACCAGGGCCGCGCTGCCCTCGGCCAGCTCGCCGAGGTCGGCCTCGAGCACGTTGACCACGGCTTCGAGCCGCGTGTTGTCCGAGACGGTGCCGATCGTCTGGCCGACCGAGAGGTTGGCGCCCTTGACGGCGGTCAGGCCGCTGACCACGCCGCCGAACGGGGCGCGGATCTCGGCGTGCTCGAGGTCGAGCCGGGCGCGCTCCTCGGCGATGCGGGCCTCGGCCAGGCCGGTGCGCTGGGCGGCGGCGTCGCGGCGGAAGGCGCCGGCCTTCAG
Encoded here:
- a CDS encoding efflux RND transporter periplasmic adaptor subunit, with product MKNRMMNLETAAPLALLLLLLTLAGCAGDKAGDGAAGADSTATAAAADTAGAEADEPKREKAIKVDVGAVHRGALVIPVFADGVLRTTRTVEVRCQLSGELTEVLVRDGDRVRAGQVLARLDPRPYRLALEESRLRHLRALGQIAAEDEEQVDDPAAMTSFLAQRDELQGRRDRGEIDPAAHAAQLLDLELSALKAGAFRRDAAAQRTGLAEARIAEERARLDLEHAEIRAPFGGVVSGLTAVKGANLSVGQTIGTVSDNTRLEAVVNVLEADLGELAEGSAALVAVPAVGDTIRGTVDVISPTLDQASRTCQVLVRFANPDGRFRPGMFARAEVAARIHRGLLLVPRDAVLTRDDRPLVFKAADDRAQWLYVDTGRQNAAWIEVLAVHSGGTLAPGDLVVVSDHLTLAHEAKLDVRRTVPTDDRWASAAGDDAP